From the Geitlerinema sp. PCC 9228 genome, one window contains:
- a CDS encoding esterase-like activity of phytase family protein, which yields MTEQRWISFPVGRWLLLFFSLLLAGTLTACSLPQVTAQERIFPQLSLTFLDEYQLPPKTFEDTVVGGLSAIAYRQNQPPADTSEPVYHFYALSDDSGAFATPRFYELGISFQTNEIGQVEIGQVSVEGVTQLRDEEGELLPGNSLDPEGMAISPRDTLYISSEGLLRQDIGPAIEEYEPQTGRKVGSVPIPERYFATKSEDQKANQESSISRGVRENRGFESLTIDRSGAASSREPWRLFAATETSLAQDKATAEAEHGERARLLHYLVVDNQPQLIAEHAYELDTPALSVFTGLSELLTLGNGNFLALERSLGLFGYRVKIYQMETVTATDTSFVPTLKGTLDEIRPIRKRLVLDLKKIGIPVDNLEGMTLGPRLPDGSRSLLLISDNNFEPEQNTQILLFRLQMDSK from the coding sequence ATGACTGAGCAGCGATGGATTTCGTTTCCGGTAGGGCGATGGTTGCTTTTGTTTTTTTCGTTGCTGCTGGCAGGAACCCTAACCGCCTGTAGTTTGCCGCAAGTGACCGCGCAAGAACGAATTTTCCCCCAGCTGTCGCTGACATTTTTGGACGAGTACCAATTACCGCCAAAGACCTTTGAAGATACCGTGGTTGGTGGTTTATCAGCGATCGCTTACCGCCAAAACCAACCCCCCGCAGATACTTCAGAGCCAGTGTACCACTTTTACGCCCTCAGCGATGACTCTGGTGCCTTTGCCACGCCTCGATTTTACGAGTTGGGAATTTCCTTTCAAACCAACGAAATCGGTCAGGTGGAAATCGGTCAAGTTTCTGTGGAGGGGGTGACCCAGCTACGGGATGAAGAAGGGGAGCTTTTGCCTGGCAACAGCCTCGACCCGGAAGGCATGGCGATTTCTCCTAGAGATACCCTGTATATTTCCAGCGAAGGCTTGTTACGGCAGGACATCGGACCGGCGATTGAGGAATACGAACCACAAACCGGTCGAAAAGTGGGCAGCGTACCGATTCCCGAACGCTATTTTGCCACCAAATCAGAAGACCAGAAAGCCAACCAAGAAAGCTCTATTTCCCGTGGTGTCCGGGAAAATCGGGGGTTTGAGTCCCTCACCATTGACCGTTCTGGGGCTGCTTCTAGTCGCGAACCCTGGCGGTTGTTTGCTGCCACGGAAACTTCCCTAGCCCAGGATAAAGCCACAGCTGAAGCGGAACACGGGGAAAGGGCGCGCCTTTTGCACTATTTGGTGGTAGACAACCAGCCGCAGTTAATTGCGGAACATGCCTACGAGTTGGATACGCCGGCTTTGTCGGTGTTTACCGGCTTGTCGGAGTTGCTGACGTTGGGCAATGGCAATTTCCTGGCGTTGGAGCGGTCTTTGGGGTTGTTTGGCTATCGGGTTAAGATTTATCAGATGGAAACTGTGACGGCAACTGATACTTCCTTTGTGCCGACTTTGAAGGGAACGTTGGATGAGATTCGCCCCATTCGCAAGCGGTTGGTGTTGGATTTGAAGAAAATTGGCATTCCTGTGGATAATTTGGAAGGAATGACCTTGGGAC
- a CDS encoding tetratricopeptide repeat protein, whose protein sequence is MLFWKAIFSAVAIWVLAAEVPGSANGQGTWAQNNSDRNEFPSNHTSNGVTPSNPLLVEEVSDPLLPSLPVERSLSPLEKRTLRQELDRLNARAQSQRQAGNTNEAFRLWFRELKLRRFLGVSEEIQALARVGDLAWRRDRFQEVRWITERLERLETQASITAADNFQLASQLAAAYQQVRSRHAIDLYRQILDVATAENQTTTQARTLHRLGQLHLDYLEYSQAAVVYEELLALLQNPPSVPSFNPTAANGSPITQTQTLEKLVYAYHQSQQLDLAIQRRQDLIQQYRQTPSSPQIPQLQLEMARDWESLGEINTAVQTLQQAFRTAWMSQYYSIAADALQELAALYRRQEQPTQALQVYRTLLEVHRRSRNAYGLMQGYDAIAQLYVERQAYNDALQAFQQGLEQARRLGDREGYFIRQIEQVRQEL, encoded by the coding sequence ATGCTTTTTTGGAAAGCCATATTTTCTGCTGTTGCTATCTGGGTCTTGGCTGCCGAGGTTCCCGGCTCTGCCAACGGACAAGGTACCTGGGCCCAAAACAACAGCGATCGCAATGAGTTTCCATCCAACCATACAAGCAATGGGGTCACCCCTTCCAACCCTTTGCTGGTGGAAGAAGTGTCCGACCCCCTACTGCCTTCGCTGCCGGTGGAACGTTCGTTAAGTCCCCTGGAAAAACGCACGTTGCGCCAGGAGTTGGACCGATTGAACGCGCGCGCACAAAGCCAACGCCAAGCTGGCAATACGAATGAAGCATTTCGCCTGTGGTTTCGCGAACTCAAACTGCGCCGGTTTTTAGGAGTTTCGGAGGAAATACAAGCCCTGGCGCGGGTAGGCGATCTAGCCTGGCGTCGCGATCGCTTTCAAGAGGTACGCTGGATTACCGAACGTTTGGAACGACTAGAAACCCAAGCTTCCATTACCGCCGCCGACAATTTTCAGTTGGCTTCGCAATTGGCTGCCGCCTACCAGCAAGTGCGATCGCGCCATGCCATCGACCTATACCGGCAAATTCTCGACGTAGCGACAGCAGAAAACCAGACCACCACCCAAGCCAGAACCCTCCACAGGTTGGGGCAGCTACATTTGGACTACCTGGAATATTCCCAAGCGGCGGTTGTTTATGAAGAATTGCTGGCTTTGCTACAAAATCCTCCCTCTGTCCCCTCTTTCAATCCCACAGCAGCTAACGGTTCCCCCATCACCCAAACCCAAACCTTAGAAAAATTGGTATATGCTTACCACCAGTCCCAACAGCTGGATTTAGCCATTCAGCGTCGCCAAGACCTCATCCAACAGTACCGCCAAACGCCTAGTTCGCCCCAAATCCCCCAATTACAACTGGAAATGGCACGCGATTGGGAAAGCTTGGGAGAAATTAATACAGCGGTCCAAACCTTGCAGCAAGCGTTTCGTACGGCATGGATGTCCCAATATTACTCGATCGCGGCGGATGCGTTGCAAGAACTTGCTGCTTTGTATCGCCGTCAAGAACAACCCACCCAAGCGCTACAGGTGTATCGGACTTTGTTAGAAGTACACCGCCGTTCTCGCAATGCCTACGGGTTGATGCAAGGCTACGATGCGATCGCGCAGCTGTATGTGGAACGCCAAGCCTACAACGATGCCCTGCAAGCGTTCCAACAAGGTCTCGAACAAGCCAGACGCCTCGGCGATCGCGAAGGCTATTTTATCCGCCAAATCGAACAAGTTCGCCAAGAGCTCTAG
- a CDS encoding DUF4168 domain-containing protein, whose product MMPTIFSSQTRSPKSIWLRAVFALVGTSLAIGIEWQPQRPQLFSWQGISSVVSAQEASEIAGVSEEEILEYARVAYDIEKMRQQVYESIEEMTDGNVPELACNDEESLESVDREIRQVFSDWCQQSEKIIEESSLSISRFNEIHELREDNGQLKERIQEEVQKLRDEEGD is encoded by the coding sequence ATGATGCCTACTATTTTTTCATCCCAAACTCGATCTCCAAAATCTATTTGGTTGCGTGCTGTTTTTGCCCTCGTAGGTACCAGTTTGGCGATTGGTATTGAATGGCAACCGCAAAGACCGCAGCTTTTTTCTTGGCAAGGAATTTCATCGGTGGTTTCCGCACAAGAAGCCTCGGAAATTGCCGGGGTTTCCGAAGAAGAAATTCTGGAATATGCCCGGGTCGCCTACGACATTGAAAAAATGCGCCAGCAAGTATACGAAAGTATTGAAGAAATGACCGATGGCAACGTACCGGAGTTGGCTTGTAACGACGAAGAAAGCTTAGAAAGTGTCGATCGGGAAATCCGACAAGTTTTTTCAGATTGGTGCCAACAGTCGGAAAAAATTATTGAAGAGAGTAGTTTGAGTATTTCTCGTTTCAACGAAATTCACGAATTGCGAGAAGACAACGGCCAACTCAAAGAGCGCATTCAAGAAGAAGTGCAGAAACTCCGAGACGAAGAAGGGGATTAA
- the holA gene encoding DNA polymerase III subunit delta, giving the protein MPIYFYWGSDRLAMEQAIQKLRDRFLDPNWASFNYEQISPEREEAVLEGLNQALTPPFGASHRLVWVVDTDICQQCSAELLAELERTLPAIPESTILIFSSEKKPDARLKSTKLLKKYAQVEEFSPIPPWKTDQLVKRVREVAVQMEVKLTENAENLLAEAVGNDTRSLYRELEKLQLYGMDITRPLEPKDIFPLIRFNTQNSLQLAAAIRQGNTSQALALLNALVERNEPALKIVATLVGQFRTWLWVKMAAAQHRGDLNAIAKAAEVRNPKRIYFLQKEVHSIHLSQFQETLFLLLDLEYSLKSGSPELPTLQSYIISLCELYRTAASSPKPSQFFYQGGK; this is encoded by the coding sequence ATGCCGATTTATTTTTACTGGGGAAGCGATCGCTTAGCCATGGAACAAGCCATCCAAAAGCTACGCGATCGCTTTCTCGATCCCAACTGGGCCAGTTTCAACTACGAACAAATTTCCCCAGAACGGGAAGAAGCGGTTCTCGAAGGATTAAACCAAGCCTTAACCCCACCCTTTGGCGCTTCCCATCGCCTTGTGTGGGTGGTGGATACCGACATTTGCCAGCAGTGTTCTGCGGAATTGCTGGCGGAGTTGGAGCGGACATTGCCCGCCATTCCCGAGAGTACCATATTAATTTTTAGTAGCGAAAAAAAACCCGACGCTCGCCTAAAATCAACAAAACTGCTAAAAAAATACGCCCAAGTCGAAGAATTTTCGCCAATTCCACCTTGGAAAACCGACCAATTGGTCAAACGGGTTCGGGAAGTGGCGGTGCAAATGGAAGTGAAGCTTACAGAAAATGCCGAAAACTTGCTAGCAGAAGCAGTAGGCAACGATACTCGATCGCTGTATCGGGAGTTGGAAAAATTGCAGCTATACGGGATGGATATCACCAGACCCCTGGAACCGAAAGATATTTTTCCCTTAATTCGCTTCAACACCCAAAATAGCCTGCAACTGGCTGCTGCCATTCGCCAGGGCAACACTTCTCAAGCACTGGCTTTGCTGAATGCCTTGGTGGAAAGGAACGAACCCGCTTTAAAAATCGTCGCTACTCTGGTGGGTCAGTTTCGCACTTGGCTGTGGGTAAAAATGGCGGCAGCGCAGCATCGCGGCGATCTCAATGCGATCGCGAAAGCGGCAGAAGTACGCAATCCCAAGCGGATTTACTTTCTGCAGAAAGAAGTGCACTCCATCCATCTTTCCCAGTTCCAGGAAACCCTTTTCTTGCTGCTAGATTTAGAATATTCTTTAAAAAGTGGCAGTCCGGAACTTCCCACCTTACAAAGTTATATTATCAGCCTATGCGAGCTCTATCGCACAGCGGCGTCTTCCCCTAAGCCTTCCCAATTTTTCTACCAGGGGGGAAAATAA